Proteins encoded within one genomic window of Bemisia tabaci chromosome 2, PGI_BMITA_v3:
- the LOC140223923 gene encoding uncharacterized protein, whose translation MDGRQKRSFIKEVKKYPVLWRTSPAAPPKQRALKWQKVADRFGMTSEEVQGEWKRLQQARRAAQWRRSYTPQEKLWKYEEDMSFLGDISIRKNSQPIVPLVRLNIEGTGAVTSGENSASTSTSTSGDTSAAVPPVPPVPAATPVPPVPAATPMLVAVLVALS comes from the exons ATGGACGGACGACAAAAACGAAGCTTCATCaaggaagtaaaaaaataccCCGTTTTATGGCGGACATCGCCGGCGGCTCCCCCGAAACAGAGGGCGCTAAAATGGCAGAAAGTGGCCGATCGTTTTGGCATGACCT CTGAAGAGGTCCAAGGCGAGTGGAAGCGGCTACAACAGGCGAGAAGGGCGGCTCAATGGCGGCGTTCCTATACGcctcaagaaaaattatggaagtatGAGGAAGATATGTCGTTCCTTGGAGACATCTC aaTAAGGAAGAACTCACAACCGATCGTGCCGCTAGTGAGATTAAACATTGAGGGGACCGGGGCCGTTACCAGCGGTGAAAATAGTGCCAGCACCAGCACCAGCACCAGCGGTGACACCAGTGCCGCCGTGCCGCCAGTGCCGCCAGTGCCAGCGGCGACACCAGTGCCGCCAGTGCCAGCGGCGACACCAATGCTGGTAGCAGTGCTGGTAGCATTGTCATAA
- the LOC109039660 gene encoding uncharacterized protein isoform X2: MPETYFCAFISSCGKCLKIKSEWEKDEFKLIILQDCDSWECKVTAADITRELPGINANSYIELSKEILARKNKGKLCDYSVDENIFSWQKRSEDGEAIFSGFANLKKIPYNESIIKFVDSFLSLNSELTEEMTILEQESKTLEAGNSI, encoded by the exons ATGCCGGAAACTTACTTTTGTGCTTTCATTTCTTCCTGTGGCAAGTGTCTGAAGATCAAGTCTGAATGGGAGAAAGATGAATTTAAGTTAATTATCCTGCAAGATTGTGATTCTTGGGAATGCAAG GTGACAGCTGCCGATATCACAAGGGAATTACCCGGCATCAATGCAAATTCCTACATTGAGCTATCCAAAGAAATTCTAGCTCGAAAGAACAAAGGCAAACTGTGTGATTACAGTGTGGATGAAAATATCTTTTCTTGGCAGAAAAGGAGTGAAGATGGAGAAGCCATATTTTCAGGGTTTGCCAatttgaaaaag ATACCATACAACGAGTCAATTATCAAATTTGTCGACTCATTCCTTTCTCTGAACTCGGAACTAACAGAAGAAATGACTATCCTGGAACAGGAGAGTAAGACACTTGAAGCGGGTAATTCAATTT AG
- the LOC109039660 gene encoding uncharacterized protein isoform X1, whose amino-acid sequence MPETYFCAFISSCGKCLKIKSEWEKDEFKLIILQDCDSWECKVTAADITRELPGINANSYIELSKEILARKNKGKLCDYSVDENIFSWQKRSEDGEAIFSGFANLKKIPYNESIIKFVDSFLSLNSELTEEMTILEQESKTLEAETRKLISCAQQEIDKKKTMETELLSKFYLLLQEKKNMVSLLENLAT is encoded by the exons ATGCCGGAAACTTACTTTTGTGCTTTCATTTCTTCCTGTGGCAAGTGTCTGAAGATCAAGTCTGAATGGGAGAAAGATGAATTTAAGTTAATTATCCTGCAAGATTGTGATTCTTGGGAATGCAAG GTGACAGCTGCCGATATCACAAGGGAATTACCCGGCATCAATGCAAATTCCTACATTGAGCTATCCAAAGAAATTCTAGCTCGAAAGAACAAAGGCAAACTGTGTGATTACAGTGTGGATGAAAATATCTTTTCTTGGCAGAAAAGGAGTGAAGATGGAGAAGCCATATTTTCAGGGTTTGCCAatttgaaaaag ATACCATACAACGAGTCAATTATCAAATTTGTCGACTCATTCCTTTCTCTGAACTCGGAACTAACAGAAGAAATGACTATCCTGGAACAGGAGAGTAAGACACTTGAAGCGG AGACGCGGAAGCTGATATCATGCGCACAACAGGAAATTGATAAAAAGAAAACCATGGAGACAGAATTGCTGAGTAAATTCTATTTacttttacaagagaaaaaaaacatggttTCATTGCTGGAAAATTTAGCCACTTGa
- the LOC109039660 gene encoding uncharacterized protein isoform X4 — MPETYFCAFISSCGKCLKIKSEWEKDEFKLIILQDCDSWECKVTAADITRELPGINANSYIELSKEILARKNKGKLCDYSVDENIFSWQKRSEDGEAIFSGFANLKKIPYNESIIKFVDSFLSLNSELTEEMTILEQESKTLEAEVS, encoded by the exons ATGCCGGAAACTTACTTTTGTGCTTTCATTTCTTCCTGTGGCAAGTGTCTGAAGATCAAGTCTGAATGGGAGAAAGATGAATTTAAGTTAATTATCCTGCAAGATTGTGATTCTTGGGAATGCAAG GTGACAGCTGCCGATATCACAAGGGAATTACCCGGCATCAATGCAAATTCCTACATTGAGCTATCCAAAGAAATTCTAGCTCGAAAGAACAAAGGCAAACTGTGTGATTACAGTGTGGATGAAAATATCTTTTCTTGGCAGAAAAGGAGTGAAGATGGAGAAGCCATATTTTCAGGGTTTGCCAatttgaaaaag ATACCATACAACGAGTCAATTATCAAATTTGTCGACTCATTCCTTTCTCTGAACTCGGAACTAACAGAAGAAATGACTATCCTGGAACAGGAGAGTAAGACACTTGAAGCGG AGGTATCTTAA